Proteins encoded within one genomic window of Eurosta solidaginis isolate ZX-2024a chromosome 1, ASM4086904v1, whole genome shotgun sequence:
- the LOC137251287 gene encoding tetratricopeptide repeat protein 12 gives MAQGDIDEDFLTFESKVNQVMKILDDMANANKTDAEKATKKPNAAPEIDEHNFIVSVRQDRTLLNRAMLNEKAHSEPDGRQEMDKYTFMQQMEEDAAERAKVRQERERIAQNFRSIGNEAYRKGQYEKAIQMYTKAIEHVKDSPILYNNRALCYLKLRNSKRAIIDADYVINKLDEKNLRAWLYRAAAYMRLGDEKNYETSIKFAKKNNSKEIEYITAFQEKLRTDF, from the exons ATGGCGCAAGGAGACATTGACGAGGATTTTCTAACCTTTGAGTCTAAGGTGAACCAGGTCATGAAAATTTTGGATGATATGGCCAATGCTAATAAAACGGATGCTGAAAAGGCTACTAAAAAACCAAATGC TGCGCCAGAAATCGATGAGCACAATTTCATTGTAAGTGTGCGTCAAGATCGTACTTTGTTAAACCGCGCAATGTTGAATGAAAAAGCGCATAGCGAACCAGATGGTCGACAAGAAATGGACAAATACACCTTCATGCAGCAGATGGAAGAAGATGCTGCCGAACGTGCTAAAGTGCGCCAAGAACGCGAACGTATTGCACAAAACTTTCGCAG TATTGGCAATGAGGCTTATCGCAAGGGGCAATATGAAAAGGCAATACAAATGTACACAAAAGCAATCGAGCATGTTAAAGATAGTCCCATACTTTATAATAACAGAGCATTATGCTATCTCAA GTTACGAAACTCTAAACGTGCAATAATCGATGCAGACTATGTCATAAACAAattggatgaaaaaaatttaagagcATGGCTATATCGAGCTGCAGCATATATGCGTTTGGGTGATGAAAAGAATTATGAAACAAGCATTAAATTTGCCAAAAAGAATAATTCTAAAGAAATTGAATATATAACCGCCTTCCAAGAAAAGCTTAGAACAGATTTCTAA